A genomic window from Sorex araneus isolate mSorAra2 chromosome 2, mSorAra2.pri, whole genome shotgun sequence includes:
- the LOC101558713 gene encoding olfactory receptor 7A17-like, whose translation MVADNDTKTTEFFLLGLSQDPELQALTFGLFLSMYLTTILGNLLIILATTSDSRLHTPMYFFLSNLSFIDICFTSTTVPKILFNIQTRSKVITYQGCLSQLYFFILFLGMDNLLLSIMAYDRFVAICHPLHYTVIMNPQLCGQLLLVSWIMSALNSLLHSIMVLRLSFCTDLEIPHFFCELNQVIALACSDTFINSMVMYLGAGLWGAVPLMGILYSYTKIVTSIRSISSAQGKVKAFSTCASHLSVVSLSYCTAVGVYLSSAITENSYSSAIASVMYTVVMPMLNPFIYSLRNKDIKRALSAFSEMAALKLPNVLGLKRQP comes from the coding sequence atggtAGCAGACAATGATACAAAAACTACAGAATTTTTTCTTCTGGGATTATCCCAGGACCCAGAGCTGCAGGCCCTCACATTTGGACTTTTCCTCTCCATGTACCTGACCACGATTCttgggaacctgctcatcatcttGGCTACCACCTCAGACTCCcgcctccacacgcccatgtacttcttcctgtccaacctgtccttTATTGAtatctgcttcacctccaccaccgtcCCCAAGATACTGTTCAACATACAAACACGGAGCAAAGTTATCACCTACCAAGGCTGCCTCAGCCAACTGTACTTTTTCATACTCTTTTTAGGAATGGACAACCTTCTTTTGTCCatcatggcctatgaccgcttcgtggccatctgccaccccctgcactacacggtcatcatgaacccccaaCTCTGTGGACAGTTGCTTCTGGTGTCCTGGATCATGAGTGCTCTGAATTCCTTGCTACACAGCATCATGGTGTTGCGTCTGTCATTTTGCACAGACCTAGAAATCCCCCATTTTTTCTGTGAACTCAACCAGGTGATAGCACTCGCCTGTTCTGACACCTTTATTAACAGCATGGTGATGTATCTGGGGGCTGGGTTGTGGGGAGCAGTGCCCCTTATGGGGATCCTGTATTCTTACACCAAGATTGTGACCTCCATCCGCAGCATCTCGTCAGCCCAGGGGAAGGTGAAGGCGTTTTCCACCTGTGCCTCTCACCTCTCTGTGGTCTCTTTATCTTATTGCACAGCTGTGGGCGTGTATCTGAGCTCTGCCATCACCGAGAACTCATACTCCAGTGCCATCGCCTCTGTGATGTACACAGTGGTCAtgcccatgctgaaccccttcatctacagcctcaggaACAAGGACATCAAGAGGGCTCTGAGTGCATTCTCAGAGATGGCAGCTCTAAAACTGCCCAATGTTCTGGGTCTTAAGAGGCAGCCATGA